One Rhodospirillaceae bacterium genomic region harbors:
- a CDS encoding MBL fold metallo-hydrolase has product MPAASDLSDRTSRDLTVTILGCGGAGGVPTVSGGWGACNPTNPRNDRLRASVLVEQGETRLLIDASPDLRAQCLINNIITLDGVLFTHDHADHTHGLDDLREINRVIHGPLDIWADQDTLNGLMSRYAYAFEGIPEGQPIFRPWLSPHLITAPKAFDCAGVTITPFLQDHGFMDTLGFRIGSFAYSTDLVHLPDAAKDTLQNLDLWVVGALTNDSNHQTHVSLDTAFEWISELKPKRAIITHMGPSLDYEAVMAKCPVGVEPAYDGLMTQIKSAI; this is encoded by the coding sequence TTGCCAGCAGCCTCAGACCTCAGTGACCGCACTTCCCGCGACCTAACCGTAACGATCCTGGGCTGCGGTGGAGCAGGGGGCGTGCCCACGGTTTCAGGAGGGTGGGGCGCCTGCAACCCCACCAACCCGCGCAATGACAGGCTGCGCGCCTCGGTGCTGGTTGAGCAGGGAGAGACACGCCTGCTCATTGATGCTTCGCCAGATTTACGCGCCCAATGCCTTATCAATAACATTATAACGTTGGATGGCGTTCTGTTTACCCATGACCACGCGGACCATACCCATGGGCTCGATGATCTAAGGGAGATCAACCGTGTCATTCATGGCCCGCTGGATATCTGGGCCGATCAAGACACCCTAAACGGTCTTATGAGCCGCTATGCTTATGCTTTTGAAGGTATACCCGAAGGGCAGCCTATTTTCCGCCCCTGGCTCTCACCACATCTGATTACAGCACCCAAAGCGTTCGACTGCGCCGGAGTAACAATAACGCCGTTCCTTCAGGATCATGGCTTTATGGACACGCTGGGCTTTCGCATCGGGAGTTTCGCGTACTCCACAGACTTGGTGCATCTGCCGGATGCCGCAAAGGATACGTTGCAAAACCTCGATCTTTGGGTTGTCGGAGCCCTGACCAATGACAGTAACCATCAGACCCATGTCAGCTTGGACACGGCCTTTGAGTGGATCTCAGAACTGAAACCAAAACGCGCGATCATCACGCATATGGGGCCGAGCCTGGATTACGAGGCCGTAATGGCCAAATGCCCGGTTGGCGTTGAGCCCGCCTATGATGGATTAATGACGCAGATCAAGAGCGCGATATGA
- a CDS encoding GFA family protein gives MSDVSEKYGKCLCGAVSITAKAASNHVGACHCRMCRRWSGGPYVEINCGTEVSFAGQENISVFSSSDWAERGFCAKCGTHLFYRIKETKEHMMPVGLFECDEGTLAFTTQVFVDEKPSYYSFANETQNMTGPEIFAMFSSSD, from the coding sequence ATGTCAGACGTTTCAGAAAAATACGGCAAATGCCTGTGTGGTGCTGTCAGCATAACCGCCAAGGCCGCCAGCAATCATGTTGGTGCGTGTCATTGCCGCATGTGCCGACGCTGGAGTGGCGGACCTTACGTCGAGATTAACTGTGGCACAGAGGTCTCATTTGCGGGCCAGGAGAATATCTCCGTCTTTAGTTCGTCGGATTGGGCCGAGCGCGGTTTTTGCGCGAAATGCGGCACGCATTTGTTCTATCGCATCAAAGAAACGAAAGAACACATGATGCCTGTTGGCTTATTTGAGTGCGACGAGGGCACCCTCGCCTTTACCACGCAAGTCTTTGTCGATGAAAAACCCAGTTATTATAGCTTTGCCAATGAAACGCAGAACATGACCGGGCCTGAGATATTCGCCATGTTCAGTTCATCAGACTAA